The following DNA comes from Alphaproteobacteria bacterium HT1-32.
GAAGTCGCTGATGCGTCCCCTATCGCCATCGGCTACTACAACAACCCGCCGCGGGTTAAAACCGACCTGACAGCCGCCGATCTGATTCGTCTGTCGGAACATCCGAATATCGTGGTGAACAAGGAATCAACCACCCGCGTTGGCCAGATTGCCCAGCTTTGCGCCGCAAAGCCCGACATGTCTCTGATGTGCTGCTGCTCGCCGAACCTTGGTCTTGTCGTGCCTCTGATGGCACTTGGCGGCCATGGCACAGCCAACATGACCGGCAATCTTATCCCGCAGGAACTGGCGGTGATTTCCACCCCCTGGAAGAACGGCGATGACGCCTTCGCCTGCCGTGAAGCCTGGCTGCATAACCTGCCGATGCTGCATTTCGCCTATTCAGCCATCAATCCGGTTGCTGTGAAAAGCCTGATGCGTGCCGTTGGTCTGCCGGCTGGCCCATTGCGCAAGCCGCTGCGTGAACTGGATCCGGCACATCTGCAACGTGGTCTGGACATTGTCCGCGACCTCGAACTCGACAAAAAGTATGGCTACAAGCTGCCGACGCTTGCCGTCGCCGCCGAATAAGCCATCACAGGAGACAAACAAATGGACCGCGTAGTCCTGATTACCGGTGCCTCCAGTGGCATCGGGGCGGCAGTCTGTCGCCGTGTTGCTGCACCCGGAACCAGTCTCATGCTGCATGCCAGGGGCGGCAAGAATGGTGAGAAAAAAGACAACCTTCTCGCCATCGCCGAAGCGGCACGACAGGCCGGTGCGGAAGCCGAGACCGTGTTCTGCGATCTGGAAACACCGGGCAGCGCCTCCGCCCTTTCCGCCATGACGGTGGAACGGTTTGGCCGGATTGACCAGATCGTCAGTAATGCCGGCTTTGCCCTTCGTCAGGACATCGGAGAAGTTACCCGGCAGGATCTCGACCGTTCCCTGCAAGGCATGGCCGGTGCCTTCTTTGACCTGATGTCAGAAAGCTACGAGAGCCTCCGGACCTCTGAACGGGGCCGGGTGGTCGCGGTCTCATCCTTCGTGGCGCATGTCTTCAAGGCCGGACAGTTATTTCCGGTCACCGCCGCCGCCAAGGGAGCGATCGAAGCCATGGCGAAATCGCTGGCCACTCAGCTGGCACCGTTCGGGTCGACGGTGAATTGTGTTGCACCCGGCTATACCCGGAAAGAAGCGACCGGTCATTCCGCCCTGTCGTCCAGCGCCTGGGATACCGCAGCCGATCTGACCCCGATGAAGCGAATTGCAGACCCCGATGATATTGCGGCAACGGTTGCTTTCCTGCTGTCCGATGATGCAAAACATATCACCGGCCAGACCATCCATGTCGATGGCGGCCTGACGCTCGGTTAACAAGGAAACCATCATGCCCTACGTGAAAATTCAACTCGTCGAGGGCCGCAGCCCTGACGTGAAACGCGCCGTCGGTGAAGAAGTGACGGATGTTATCGTCAAGCATTGCGGCGGCTCTGCTGACCATGTCTATGTTGTCTTTGAGGATGTTCCGGCAACCGACTGGATGGTTGGCAAGGAAACGGTCGCTGACCGCCGGAAGGCTCGCGGCGAAGGATAAGAAACCCGTGGCCTCCCCCGCCCTATCGCGGAGGAGGCCAACCGGACAACGGCAGGGTAAATCATGACAGAACTGATCAGCCTGACCCATTGGGGGCCTTTCATTGCAGAGGTTGAGGACGGTCGCCTGATCGCGACCCGCCCGCTTCCCGGCTCTGGCGCATCAGAACGCATGATCGGCGCCCTGCCTGAAGCCCTCTATTCCCCCCTGCGCATCAGCCAGCCGATGGTCCGGCGGGATTACCTCAAAAAGCGTGAGAAGTCTGACCGCAGCATCCGGGGCACAGATGATTACGTCCCATTGTCATGGGATGACGCCACCCATCTGATCGCCGAAGAAACACGCCGGGTCCGCGACCAGCATGGCGATGCCGCCGTATTCGGCGGCTCCTACGGCTGGTCGTCTGCAGGGCGCTTTCACCATGCCCGCACACAGGTTCGCCGGTTTCTGGGTACCGCCGGGGGCTTCACAGACCAGTCCGGCAATTACAGCTGGGGTGCTGCACAGTTCATCCTGCCCCATGTGCTGGGCGACCATGCGGCGGTTTCATCCGACGCAACAAGCTGGAAGTCGATCAGCGAACATGCGGATCTGGTTGTCGCCTTTGGCGGGCTGAACCCGAAGAACTGGCATGTCACCTCCGGCGGTGGTGGTGATTACCATCTGCCGGACTGGACCCGGAAGGCGAAAGCCCATGGCGTGCGGTTCATTTCCGTCAGTCCCCTGCAAGGCGATGCCCCGGACTGGCTGGAGGCGGACTGGATCGCTCCCCGCCCGAATACAGACACCGCCATCATTCTTGCGCTGGCCCAGCATCTGCTGGCGACAGACCGCCATGACGCGGCGTTTCTGGAACGTTACTGCGATGGCTGGCCCACATTCCGCGACTATCTGACAGGTACCAGCGACGGCATTGCCAAAACGCCGGACTGGGCAGCCGCGATTGCCGGAATTCCGGCCACCGAGATTACGGGGCTGGCAGACCTTCTCACCACCGGTCGCACCCTGCTGACAGCCAGTTGGTCACTGCAACGCTCCGACCATGGCGAACAGCCGTTCTGGGCGCTGATTGCCCTCGCCGCCATGCTGGGTCAGATCGGTCTGCCCGGGGGTGGTTTCGGCTTTGGCTATGGCTCCATGAACGGGGTTGGTGCCGTCCGTCGCAAAGGCGTCATGCCATCGATGCCAATGACCGACAACCCGGCCAGATCGACCATTCCGGTTGCCCGCATTTCCGACGCCCTGCTGAATCCCGGCGCCGAAATCGCCTTCAATGGCCAGACCATCCGTTACCCGGACATCCGGATGATCCAGTGGGCCGGGGGCAATCCGTTCCATCACCAGCAGGATCTGCGGCGCCTTGAACGGGCCTGGCAGAAACCGGAAACCATCATTGTGCAGGACAGCTGGTGGACACCGGCAGCAAAGCGGGCCGATATCGTGTTACCCGCCACCACCGCACTGGAACGCAGTGATATCGGCGGTACATCCCGCGACAGCCAGATCTTCGCCATGCAACAGATCGTCGCCCCGGTCGGGCAGGCCCGGAACGATTTCGACATGCTGGCCGATATTGCCGAGGCTCTGGGCTGTCGGGACGGCTTTACCGACGGGCTGGACAGTACGGGCTGGCTTGACCGCCTGTATGAAGACATGGCCCGGAAAGGCCGGAAACAGGGACTGACCCCGCCAGACAAGACCCGTTTCTGGCAGGATGGCGGATGGACCCTTCCACCACCGGACCAGGATGAAGTGATGCTGTCCGACTTCCGGGAATCACCGGAACAGCATCCGCTGAAAACCCCGAGCGGTAAAATTCAGCTTACATCCCCGACCATTGACGCCTTCGGTTATGATGACTGCCCGGCCCATCCCGTCTGGCTGGAACCGGCAGAATGGCTGGGGGGCGCAGGCGCGGATGAATTGCATCTGCTGACCCATCAGCCCCGGTATCGCCTGCACAGCCAGTTAGGCCAGACATCCGGCGGCAAATCAGAACAGATTGACGGACGGGAACCCGTTCTCATCAATCCCCGGGATGCCGCAGTCCGTGATATCCGGCATCATGATCCGATCCGGCTCTACAACGCCCGGGGTGCCTGTCTGGCCAGTGCGGTGCTGAGCGACGAGGTCAGGCCGGGCGTTGTCATCATGCAGACCGGAAGCTGGTTCAACCCCGACGCAACCGGGGCGCTGGACCTGCAGGGAAACCCGAACATGCTGACCCGTGATGCCGGTGCGTCCCGTCTGTCACAGGCCCCGACAGCACAGACGGCACTGGTCCGGATCAGGCTGCACAGAACTTCATGATCTGACCCTTCCGCTGCCTTTCCGGGTATGGCAAGGCAGGCAACAGCGCGTTATCCTTTCCTGGAAACACAGAACAAGCAGGGAAAAACACCTGCACCATTCGGGAGAGAGACCAGAACATGCAGGACCATACCGTTACGATTGACTCCGGTCAGGCTCCGACCGGCATTACCTACGCAC
Coding sequences within:
- a CDS encoding molybdopterin-dependent oxidoreductase, translated to MTELISLTHWGPFIAEVEDGRLIATRPLPGSGASERMIGALPEALYSPLRISQPMVRRDYLKKREKSDRSIRGTDDYVPLSWDDATHLIAEETRRVRDQHGDAAVFGGSYGWSSAGRFHHARTQVRRFLGTAGGFTDQSGNYSWGAAQFILPHVLGDHAAVSSDATSWKSISEHADLVVAFGGLNPKNWHVTSGGGGDYHLPDWTRKAKAHGVRFISVSPLQGDAPDWLEADWIAPRPNTDTAIILALAQHLLATDRHDAAFLERYCDGWPTFRDYLTGTSDGIAKTPDWAAAIAGIPATEITGLADLLTTGRTLLTASWSLQRSDHGEQPFWALIALAAMLGQIGLPGGGFGFGYGSMNGVGAVRRKGVMPSMPMTDNPARSTIPVARISDALLNPGAEIAFNGQTIRYPDIRMIQWAGGNPFHHQQDLRRLERAWQKPETIIVQDSWWTPAAKRADIVLPATTALERSDIGGTSRDSQIFAMQQIVAPVGQARNDFDMLADIAEALGCRDGFTDGLDSTGWLDRLYEDMARKGRKQGLTPPDKTRFWQDGGWTLPPPDQDEVMLSDFRESPEQHPLKTPSGKIQLTSPTIDAFGYDDCPAHPVWLEPAEWLGGAGADELHLLTHQPRYRLHSQLGQTSGGKSEQIDGREPVLINPRDAAVRDIRHHDPIRLYNARGACLASAVLSDEVRPGVVIMQTGSWFNPDATGALDLQGNPNMLTRDAGASRLSQAPTAQTALVRIRLHRTS
- a CDS encoding 4-hydroxy-tetrahydrodipicolinate synthase, encoding MTKQLITGSFVALITPFNEDGSVDFAGFRDLLQFQEQNGTSAVLIMGSTGEVSMLTPDERHAIVRETMKMRTGKMQFWYGCTGTTTEGTIAYVKQAAAEGADGAIIAAPAYICASNEDIVQYALEVADASPIAIGYYNNPPRVKTDLTAADLIRLSEHPNIVVNKESTTRVGQIAQLCAAKPDMSLMCCCSPNLGLVVPLMALGGHGTANMTGNLIPQELAVISTPWKNGDDAFACREAWLHNLPMLHFAYSAINPVAVKSLMRAVGLPAGPLRKPLRELDPAHLQRGLDIVRDLELDKKYGYKLPTLAVAAE
- a CDS encoding SDR family oxidoreductase, with the translated sequence MDRVVLITGASSGIGAAVCRRVAAPGTSLMLHARGGKNGEKKDNLLAIAEAARQAGAEAETVFCDLETPGSASALSAMTVERFGRIDQIVSNAGFALRQDIGEVTRQDLDRSLQGMAGAFFDLMSESYESLRTSERGRVVAVSSFVAHVFKAGQLFPVTAAAKGAIEAMAKSLATQLAPFGSTVNCVAPGYTRKEATGHSALSSSAWDTAADLTPMKRIADPDDIAATVAFLLSDDAKHITGQTIHVDGGLTLG